The following coding sequences lie in one Variovorax terrae genomic window:
- a CDS encoding ArsR/SmtB family transcription factor, with translation MSALPPSAASAPPPGPLAPGIAHVFFALGDPTRLRLIALLCAGGAFSIAQLTATTQITRQAVTKHLQVLAGAGLVQDLKLGRERLWQFDPTQLDEARRSLEVIGQQWEQALGRLKAGLEEG, from the coding sequence ATGTCAGCACTGCCTCCTAGCGCGGCCAGTGCGCCGCCGCCGGGGCCGCTGGCGCCCGGCATCGCCCACGTGTTCTTCGCGCTGGGCGATCCGACGCGGCTGCGCCTGATCGCCCTGCTGTGCGCGGGCGGCGCATTCTCGATCGCGCAGCTCACCGCCACCACGCAGATCACGCGGCAGGCCGTCACCAAGCACCTTCAGGTGCTGGCCGGCGCCGGGCTGGTGCAGGACCTGAAGCTGGGGCGCGAGCGGCTGTGGCAGTTCGATCCCACGCAGCTCGACGAGGCCCGGCGTTCGCTGGAAGTCATCGGCCAGCAGTGGGAGCAGGCGCTGGGCAGGCTGAAGGCGGGGCTGGAGGAAGGGTAG